One Fibrobacter sp. UWB13 DNA window includes the following coding sequences:
- a CDS encoding nucleotidyltransferase family protein: MTLCLETDQLETVQRILGLHFEGFEVWAYGTRVTGVDLTPDTDLELAVISDSPISLDDMTSVEKAFVESGLPFRVDIVDWSKLPESLQKQIKKEHSVIQEAADSFQ, encoded by the coding sequence ATGACTCTTTGCTTAGAAACGGATCAGTTAGAAACCGTACAGAGAATTCTTGGGCTCCATTTTGAGGGCTTTGAAGTTTGGGCGTACGGCACACGTGTCACGGGCGTAGATTTGACCCCGGATACGGATTTGGAATTGGCAGTCATCTCGGACTCCCCTATCTCCCTTGATGACATGACTTCGGTGGAAAAGGCGTTTGTTGAAAGCGGACTCCCGTTCCGTGTCGATATTGTCGACTGGTCCAAGCTCCCCGAATCTCTTCAAAAGCAAATCAAGAAAGAACATTCTGTCATTCAGGAGGCCGCCGATAGTTTCCAGTAA